In one window of Vulpes vulpes isolate BD-2025 chromosome 1, VulVul3, whole genome shotgun sequence DNA:
- the RUBCN gene encoding run domain Beclin-1-interacting and cysteine-rich domain-containing protein isoform X20: MQSILYHGLIHDQQVCCRQTDYWQFVKDIRWLSPHSALHVEKFISLHENSQSSTDGVSEHAVAELWLQHSLQCHCLSAQLRPLLGDKQYIRKFYTDTAFLLSNAHVTAMLQCLEAVEQNNPRLLAQIDASMFARKHESPLLVTKSQSLTALPGSTYTPPTSYAQHSYFGSFSSLHQSVPNHGSERRSTSLSLSGPPRKPQESREHVSPAQDQAFQASLLPVSALARDSSSTPNEMSSSTLTSPLEASWVSSQNDSPSDASEGPEYLAIGNLDPRGRTASCQSHSSNAESSSSNLFSSSSSQKPDSAASSLGEQEGDGQSQLSSILRRSSFSEGQTLPATSGTKKSHTRSHSDTNIASRGASEGGQYLCSGEGMFRRPSEGQSLISYLSEQDFGSCADLEKENAHFSISESLIAAIELMKCNMMSQCLEEEEEEEEDSDREIQELKQKIRLRRQQIRTKNLLPVYQETEHGSFRVTSSSSQFSSRDSTQFSDSGSADEVDEFEIQDGSEGSNLTHMSKNGLSVSMASMFSDADIRRSTASHSKSFTSSQPFSHCFLHSTSAEAVAMGLLKQFEGMQLPAASELEWLVPEHDAPQKLLPIPDSLPISPDDGQHADIYKLRIRVRGNLEWAPPRPQIIFNVHPAPTRKIAVAKQNYRCAGCGIRTDPDYIKRLRYCEYLGKYFCQCCHENAQVVIPSRVLRKWDFSKYYVSNFSKDLLIKIWNDPLFNVQDINSALYRKVKLLNQVRLLRIQLYHMKNMFKTCRLAKELLDSFDTVPGHLTEDLHLYSLNDLTATRKGELGPRLAELTRAGAAHVERCMLCQAKGFICEFCQNEEDIIFPFELHKCRTCEECKACYHKACFKSGSCPRCERLQARRELLAKQSLESYMSDYEEEPTEALALEATVLEAT, from the exons ATGCAGAGCATCCTCTATCATGGGCTCATCCATGACCAG CAGGTGTGTTGCCGCCAGACTGATTACTGGCAGTTTGTGAAGGACATCCGCTGGCTCAGTCCCCACTCAGCCCTTCATGTGGAGAAG TTCATCAGCTTACACGAGAATAGCCAGAGCAGCACTGATGGTGTGAGTGAGCATGCTGTTGCTGAATTGTGGCTGCAGCACAGCTTGCAGTGCCACTGTCTCTCCGCCCAGCTCCGACCACTGCTCGGGGACAAGCAGTATATCAGAAAATTCTACACAG ATACTGCTTTCCTGCTAAGCAACGCCCACGTCACGGCCATGCTCCAGTGCCTGGAAGCAGTTGAACAGAACAACCCCCGCCTCCTGGCTCAGATTGATGCATCTATG TTTGCCAGAAAGCATGAGAGCCCGCTGCTGGTAACAAAGAGCCAGAGCCTGACAGCCCTGCCCGGTTCCACATACACCCCTCCGACCAGCTATGCTCAGCATTCCTACTTTGGGTCCTTCTCTAGCCTCCACCAGTCCGTACCCAACCACGGCTCAG AAAGAAGATCTACTTCCTTGTCACTCTCTGGCCCTCCCCGAAAACCTCAAGAAAGCAGAGAGCACGTCTCACCGGCACAGGATCAAGCCTTCCAAGCCTCCCTGCTTCCAGTCTCTGCATTAGCCAGGGATTCCTCCTCAACCCCAAATGAGATGAGCTCTAGCACTCTGACCAGCCCCCTAGAAGCATCCTGGGTCAGCAGCCAGAATGATTCCCCAAGTGATGCCAGCGAGGGGCCCGAGTACTTGGCCATTGGCAACCTGGACCCCCGAGGCCGGACTGCCAGCTGTCAGAGTCACAGCAGCAATGCTGAGAGCAGCAGCTCCAACTTGTTCTCCTCCAGCAGCTCGCAGAAGCCAGATTCTGCTGCTTCTTCCCTAGGCGAGCAGGAAGGAGACGGGCAGAGCCAGCTGTCCAGCATCCTTCGCAGGTCCAGCTTCTCGGAAGGGCAGACACTCCCTGCCACCAGTGGAACAAAAAAGAGCCACACTCGCTCCCATTCAGATACCAACATTGCCTCCAGAGGAGCCTCAG AGGGTGGTCAGTACCTGTGCTCAGGGGAGGGCATGTTCCGAAGACCATCAGAAGGACAGTCCCTCATCAGTTACCTGTCGGAGCAAGACTTTGGAAGCTGTGCAGACCTGGAAAAG GAGAATGCCCACTTCAGCATCTCAGAGTCCTTGATTGCTGCCATTGAGCTAATGAAGTGCAATATGATGAGCCAGTGCctagaagaggaggaagaagaggaggaagacagcGATAGAGAGATCCAGGAACTGAAGCAGAAGATCCGCCTTCGTCGCCAGCAGATCCGCACCAAGAACCTTCTCCCCGTGTACCAGGAGACAGAGCATGGAA GCTTTCGGGTCACTTCTAGCAGCTCCCAGTTCAGCTCACGTGATTCAACACAGTTCTCTGACTCCGGCTCTGCTGATGAGGTTGATGAATTTGAAATTCAAG ATGGTAGCGAAGGATCTAACCTGACTCACATGTCAAAGAATGGACTCTCAGTGTCAATGGCCTCGATGTTTTCAG ATGCTGACATCAGAAGGAGCACAGCCTCACACAGCAAATCCTTCACTTCCTCCCAACCCTt CTCCCACTGCTTCCTTCACTCCACATCTGCAGAGGCAGTGGCCATGGGACTCCTGAAGCAGTTCGAAGGCATGCAACTCCCAGCTGCCTCAGAGCTAGAATGGCTAGTTCCAGAGCATGATGCCCCTCAGAAG CTCCTGCCCATCCCGGACTCACTGCCCATCTCACCAGACGACGGGCAGCACGCTGACATCTACAAGCTGCGGATTCGTGTTCGTGGCAACCTGGAGTGGGCCCCACCCCGACCTCAGATCATTTTCAATGTTCATCCAGCCCCGAC GAGGAAGATTGCTGTGGCCAAGCAGAATTACCGCTGTGCCGGGTGCGGCATTCGGACTGACCCTG ATTACATCAAGCGGCTGCGGTACTGTGAGTACTTGGGCAAGTACTTCTGCCAGTGCTGCCATGAAAATGCCCAGGTGGTCATCCCCAGCCGCGTTCTGCGCAAGTGGGACTTCAGCAAGTACTATGTCAGCAATTTCTCCAAGGACCTGCTCATCAAGATCTGGAATGACCCTCTCTTCAACGTGCAGGACATCAACAGTGCCCTCTATCGGAAGGTCAAGCTGCTCAACCAAGTCCGG CTGCTGCGGATCCAGCTGTATCACATGAAGAACATGTTCAAGACATGCCGACTGGCCAAAGA GCTTCTGGATTCCTTTGACACAGTTCCCGGCCACCTGACCGAGGATCTCCACCTGTACTCACTGAATGACCTGACTGCAACCAGGAAGGGGGAGTTGGGACCCCGGCTCGCTGAGCTCaccagggcaggggctgcccaCGTAGAGCGATGCATG CTCTGCCAAGCCAAGGGCTTCATCTGTGAGTTCTGTCAGAATGAGGAGGACATCATCTTTCCTTTTGAGCTCCATAAGTGCCGGACCTGTGAAG AATGTAAAGCGTGTTACCATAAAGCTTGCTTCAAGTCTGGAAGCTGTCCCCGGTGCGAGCGGCTGCAGGCCCGGCGGGAATTGCTGGCCAAACAGAGCCTGGAGTCTTACATGTCAGACTATGAGGAGGAACCCACTGAAGCCTTGGCCCTCGAGGCCACTGTTCTGGAGGCCACCTGA
- the RUBCN gene encoding run domain Beclin-1-interacting and cysteine-rich domain-containing protein isoform X33, with amino-acid sequence MQSILYHGLIHDQVCCRQTDYWQFVKDIRWLSPHSALHVEKFISLHENSQSSTDGVSEHAVAELWLQHSLQCHCLSAQLRPLLGDKQYIRKFYTDTAFLLSNAHVTAMLQCLEAVEQNNPRLLAQIDASMFARKHESPLLVTKSQSLTALPGSTYTPPTSYAQHSYFGSFSSLHQSVPNHGSERRSTSLSLSGPPRKPQESREHVSPAQDQAFQASLLPVSALARDSSSTPNEMSSSTLTSPLEASWVSSQNDSPSDASEGPEYLAIGNLDPRGRTASCQSHSSNAESSSSNLFSSSSSQKPDSAASSLGEQEGDGQSQLSSILRRSSFSEGQTLPATSGTKKSHTRSHSDTNIASRGASEGGQYLCSGEGMFRRPSEGQSLISYLSEQDFGSCADLEKENAHFSISESLIAAIELMKCNMMSQCLEEEEEEEEDSDREIQELKQKIRLRRQQIRTKNLLPVYQETEHGSFRVTSSSSQFSSRDSTQFSDSGSADEVDEFEIQDADIRRSTASHSKSFTSSQPFSHCFLHSTSAEAVAMGLLKQFEGMQLPAASELEWLVPEHDAPQKLLPIPDSLPISPDDGQHADIYKLRIRVRGNLEWAPPRPQIIFNVHPAPTRKIAVAKQNYRCAGCGIRTDPDYIKRLRYCEYLGKYFCQCCHENAQVVIPSRVLRKWDFSKYYVSNFSKDLLIKIWNDPLFNVQDINSALYRKVKLLNQVRLLRIQLYHMKNMFKTCRLAKELLDSFDTVPGHLTEDLHLYSLNDLTATRKGELGPRLAELTRAGAAHVERCMLCQAKGFICEFCQNEEDIIFPFELHKCRTCEECKACYHKACFKSGSCPRCERLQARRELLAKQSLESYMSDYEEEPTEALALEATVLEAT; translated from the exons ATGCAGAGCATCCTCTATCATGGGCTCATCCATGACCAG GTGTGTTGCCGCCAGACTGATTACTGGCAGTTTGTGAAGGACATCCGCTGGCTCAGTCCCCACTCAGCCCTTCATGTGGAGAAG TTCATCAGCTTACACGAGAATAGCCAGAGCAGCACTGATGGTGTGAGTGAGCATGCTGTTGCTGAATTGTGGCTGCAGCACAGCTTGCAGTGCCACTGTCTCTCCGCCCAGCTCCGACCACTGCTCGGGGACAAGCAGTATATCAGAAAATTCTACACAG ATACTGCTTTCCTGCTAAGCAACGCCCACGTCACGGCCATGCTCCAGTGCCTGGAAGCAGTTGAACAGAACAACCCCCGCCTCCTGGCTCAGATTGATGCATCTATG TTTGCCAGAAAGCATGAGAGCCCGCTGCTGGTAACAAAGAGCCAGAGCCTGACAGCCCTGCCCGGTTCCACATACACCCCTCCGACCAGCTATGCTCAGCATTCCTACTTTGGGTCCTTCTCTAGCCTCCACCAGTCCGTACCCAACCACGGCTCAG AAAGAAGATCTACTTCCTTGTCACTCTCTGGCCCTCCCCGAAAACCTCAAGAAAGCAGAGAGCACGTCTCACCGGCACAGGATCAAGCCTTCCAAGCCTCCCTGCTTCCAGTCTCTGCATTAGCCAGGGATTCCTCCTCAACCCCAAATGAGATGAGCTCTAGCACTCTGACCAGCCCCCTAGAAGCATCCTGGGTCAGCAGCCAGAATGATTCCCCAAGTGATGCCAGCGAGGGGCCCGAGTACTTGGCCATTGGCAACCTGGACCCCCGAGGCCGGACTGCCAGCTGTCAGAGTCACAGCAGCAATGCTGAGAGCAGCAGCTCCAACTTGTTCTCCTCCAGCAGCTCGCAGAAGCCAGATTCTGCTGCTTCTTCCCTAGGCGAGCAGGAAGGAGACGGGCAGAGCCAGCTGTCCAGCATCCTTCGCAGGTCCAGCTTCTCGGAAGGGCAGACACTCCCTGCCACCAGTGGAACAAAAAAGAGCCACACTCGCTCCCATTCAGATACCAACATTGCCTCCAGAGGAGCCTCAG AGGGTGGTCAGTACCTGTGCTCAGGGGAGGGCATGTTCCGAAGACCATCAGAAGGACAGTCCCTCATCAGTTACCTGTCGGAGCAAGACTTTGGAAGCTGTGCAGACCTGGAAAAG GAGAATGCCCACTTCAGCATCTCAGAGTCCTTGATTGCTGCCATTGAGCTAATGAAGTGCAATATGATGAGCCAGTGCctagaagaggaggaagaagaggaggaagacagcGATAGAGAGATCCAGGAACTGAAGCAGAAGATCCGCCTTCGTCGCCAGCAGATCCGCACCAAGAACCTTCTCCCCGTGTACCAGGAGACAGAGCATGGAA GCTTTCGGGTCACTTCTAGCAGCTCCCAGTTCAGCTCACGTGATTCAACACAGTTCTCTGACTCCGGCTCTGCTGATGAGGTTGATGAATTTGAAATTCAAG ATGCTGACATCAGAAGGAGCACAGCCTCACACAGCAAATCCTTCACTTCCTCCCAACCCTt CTCCCACTGCTTCCTTCACTCCACATCTGCAGAGGCAGTGGCCATGGGACTCCTGAAGCAGTTCGAAGGCATGCAACTCCCAGCTGCCTCAGAGCTAGAATGGCTAGTTCCAGAGCATGATGCCCCTCAGAAG CTCCTGCCCATCCCGGACTCACTGCCCATCTCACCAGACGACGGGCAGCACGCTGACATCTACAAGCTGCGGATTCGTGTTCGTGGCAACCTGGAGTGGGCCCCACCCCGACCTCAGATCATTTTCAATGTTCATCCAGCCCCGAC GAGGAAGATTGCTGTGGCCAAGCAGAATTACCGCTGTGCCGGGTGCGGCATTCGGACTGACCCTG ATTACATCAAGCGGCTGCGGTACTGTGAGTACTTGGGCAAGTACTTCTGCCAGTGCTGCCATGAAAATGCCCAGGTGGTCATCCCCAGCCGCGTTCTGCGCAAGTGGGACTTCAGCAAGTACTATGTCAGCAATTTCTCCAAGGACCTGCTCATCAAGATCTGGAATGACCCTCTCTTCAACGTGCAGGACATCAACAGTGCCCTCTATCGGAAGGTCAAGCTGCTCAACCAAGTCCGG CTGCTGCGGATCCAGCTGTATCACATGAAGAACATGTTCAAGACATGCCGACTGGCCAAAGA GCTTCTGGATTCCTTTGACACAGTTCCCGGCCACCTGACCGAGGATCTCCACCTGTACTCACTGAATGACCTGACTGCAACCAGGAAGGGGGAGTTGGGACCCCGGCTCGCTGAGCTCaccagggcaggggctgcccaCGTAGAGCGATGCATG CTCTGCCAAGCCAAGGGCTTCATCTGTGAGTTCTGTCAGAATGAGGAGGACATCATCTTTCCTTTTGAGCTCCATAAGTGCCGGACCTGTGAAG AATGTAAAGCGTGTTACCATAAAGCTTGCTTCAAGTCTGGAAGCTGTCCCCGGTGCGAGCGGCTGCAGGCCCGGCGGGAATTGCTGGCCAAACAGAGCCTGGAGTCTTACATGTCAGACTATGAGGAGGAACCCACTGAAGCCTTGGCCCTCGAGGCCACTGTTCTGGAGGCCACCTGA
- the RUBCN gene encoding run domain Beclin-1-interacting and cysteine-rich domain-containing protein isoform X16 gives MQSILYHGLIHDQVCCRQTDYWQFVKDIRWLSPHSALHVEKFISLHENSQSSTDGVSEHAVAELWLQHSLQCHCLSAQLRPLLGDKQYIRKFYTDTAFLLSNAHVTAMLQCLEAVEQNNPRLLAQIDASMFARKHESPLLVTKSQSLTALPGSTYTPPTSYAQHSYFGSFSSLHQSVPNHGSERRSTSLSLSGPPRKPQESREHVSPAQDQAFQASLLPVSALARDSSSTPNEMSSSTLTSPLEASWVSSQNDSPSDASEGPEYLAIGNLDPRGRTASCQSHSSNAESSSSNLFSSSSSQKPDSAASSLGEQEGDGQSQLSSILRRSSFSEGQTLPATSGTKKSHTRSHSDTNIASRGASESCNDKSKLRGPLPYSGQSSEVSTPSSLYMEYEGGQYLCSGEGMFRRPSEGQSLISYLSEQDFGSCADLEKENAHFSISESLIAAIELMKCNMMSQCLEEEEEEEEDSDREIQELKQKIRLRRQQIRTKNLLPVYQETEHGTGFRVTSSSSQFSSRDSTQFSDSGSADEVDEFEIQDADIRRSTASHSKSFTSSQPFSHCFLHSTSAEAVAMGLLKQFEGMQLPAASELEWLVPEHDAPQKLLPIPDSLPISPDDGQHADIYKLRIRVRGNLEWAPPRPQIIFNVHPAPTRKIAVAKQNYRCAGCGIRTDPDYIKRLRYCEYLGKYFCQCCHENAQVVIPSRVLRKWDFSKYYVSNFSKDLLIKIWNDPLFNVQDINSALYRKVKLLNQVRLLRIQLYHMKNMFKTCRLAKELLDSFDTVPGHLTEDLHLYSLNDLTATRKGELGPRLAELTRAGAAHVERCMLCQAKGFICEFCQNEEDIIFPFELHKCRTCEECKACYHKACFKSGSCPRCERLQARRELLAKQSLESYMSDYEEEPTEALALEATVLEAT, from the exons ATGCAGAGCATCCTCTATCATGGGCTCATCCATGACCAG GTGTGTTGCCGCCAGACTGATTACTGGCAGTTTGTGAAGGACATCCGCTGGCTCAGTCCCCACTCAGCCCTTCATGTGGAGAAG TTCATCAGCTTACACGAGAATAGCCAGAGCAGCACTGATGGTGTGAGTGAGCATGCTGTTGCTGAATTGTGGCTGCAGCACAGCTTGCAGTGCCACTGTCTCTCCGCCCAGCTCCGACCACTGCTCGGGGACAAGCAGTATATCAGAAAATTCTACACAG ATACTGCTTTCCTGCTAAGCAACGCCCACGTCACGGCCATGCTCCAGTGCCTGGAAGCAGTTGAACAGAACAACCCCCGCCTCCTGGCTCAGATTGATGCATCTATG TTTGCCAGAAAGCATGAGAGCCCGCTGCTGGTAACAAAGAGCCAGAGCCTGACAGCCCTGCCCGGTTCCACATACACCCCTCCGACCAGCTATGCTCAGCATTCCTACTTTGGGTCCTTCTCTAGCCTCCACCAGTCCGTACCCAACCACGGCTCAG AAAGAAGATCTACTTCCTTGTCACTCTCTGGCCCTCCCCGAAAACCTCAAGAAAGCAGAGAGCACGTCTCACCGGCACAGGATCAAGCCTTCCAAGCCTCCCTGCTTCCAGTCTCTGCATTAGCCAGGGATTCCTCCTCAACCCCAAATGAGATGAGCTCTAGCACTCTGACCAGCCCCCTAGAAGCATCCTGGGTCAGCAGCCAGAATGATTCCCCAAGTGATGCCAGCGAGGGGCCCGAGTACTTGGCCATTGGCAACCTGGACCCCCGAGGCCGGACTGCCAGCTGTCAGAGTCACAGCAGCAATGCTGAGAGCAGCAGCTCCAACTTGTTCTCCTCCAGCAGCTCGCAGAAGCCAGATTCTGCTGCTTCTTCCCTAGGCGAGCAGGAAGGAGACGGGCAGAGCCAGCTGTCCAGCATCCTTCGCAGGTCCAGCTTCTCGGAAGGGCAGACACTCCCTGCCACCAGTGGAACAAAAAAGAGCCACACTCGCTCCCATTCAGATACCAACATTGCCTCCAGAGGAGCCTCAG AATCCTGCAATGATAAGTCGAAGTTGAGAGGCCCCTTGCCTTACTCTGGCCAAAGCAGTGAAGTCAGCACACCCAGCTCTCTGTACATGGAGTATG AGGGTGGTCAGTACCTGTGCTCAGGGGAGGGCATGTTCCGAAGACCATCAGAAGGACAGTCCCTCATCAGTTACCTGTCGGAGCAAGACTTTGGAAGCTGTGCAGACCTGGAAAAG GAGAATGCCCACTTCAGCATCTCAGAGTCCTTGATTGCTGCCATTGAGCTAATGAAGTGCAATATGATGAGCCAGTGCctagaagaggaggaagaagaggaggaagacagcGATAGAGAGATCCAGGAACTGAAGCAGAAGATCCGCCTTCGTCGCCAGCAGATCCGCACCAAGAACCTTCTCCCCGTGTACCAGGAGACAGAGCATGGAA caGGCTTTCGGGTCACTTCTAGCAGCTCCCAGTTCAGCTCACGTGATTCAACACAGTTCTCTGACTCCGGCTCTGCTGATGAGGTTGATGAATTTGAAATTCAAG ATGCTGACATCAGAAGGAGCACAGCCTCACACAGCAAATCCTTCACTTCCTCCCAACCCTt CTCCCACTGCTTCCTTCACTCCACATCTGCAGAGGCAGTGGCCATGGGACTCCTGAAGCAGTTCGAAGGCATGCAACTCCCAGCTGCCTCAGAGCTAGAATGGCTAGTTCCAGAGCATGATGCCCCTCAGAAG CTCCTGCCCATCCCGGACTCACTGCCCATCTCACCAGACGACGGGCAGCACGCTGACATCTACAAGCTGCGGATTCGTGTTCGTGGCAACCTGGAGTGGGCCCCACCCCGACCTCAGATCATTTTCAATGTTCATCCAGCCCCGAC GAGGAAGATTGCTGTGGCCAAGCAGAATTACCGCTGTGCCGGGTGCGGCATTCGGACTGACCCTG ATTACATCAAGCGGCTGCGGTACTGTGAGTACTTGGGCAAGTACTTCTGCCAGTGCTGCCATGAAAATGCCCAGGTGGTCATCCCCAGCCGCGTTCTGCGCAAGTGGGACTTCAGCAAGTACTATGTCAGCAATTTCTCCAAGGACCTGCTCATCAAGATCTGGAATGACCCTCTCTTCAACGTGCAGGACATCAACAGTGCCCTCTATCGGAAGGTCAAGCTGCTCAACCAAGTCCGG CTGCTGCGGATCCAGCTGTATCACATGAAGAACATGTTCAAGACATGCCGACTGGCCAAAGA GCTTCTGGATTCCTTTGACACAGTTCCCGGCCACCTGACCGAGGATCTCCACCTGTACTCACTGAATGACCTGACTGCAACCAGGAAGGGGGAGTTGGGACCCCGGCTCGCTGAGCTCaccagggcaggggctgcccaCGTAGAGCGATGCATG CTCTGCCAAGCCAAGGGCTTCATCTGTGAGTTCTGTCAGAATGAGGAGGACATCATCTTTCCTTTTGAGCTCCATAAGTGCCGGACCTGTGAAG AATGTAAAGCGTGTTACCATAAAGCTTGCTTCAAGTCTGGAAGCTGTCCCCGGTGCGAGCGGCTGCAGGCCCGGCGGGAATTGCTGGCCAAACAGAGCCTGGAGTCTTACATGTCAGACTATGAGGAGGAACCCACTGAAGCCTTGGCCCTCGAGGCCACTGTTCTGGAGGCCACCTGA
- the RUBCN gene encoding run domain Beclin-1-interacting and cysteine-rich domain-containing protein isoform X10, translating to MQSILYHGLIHDQVCCRQTDYWQFVKDIRWLSPHSALHVEKFISLHENSQSSTDGVSEHAVAELWLQHSLQCHCLSAQLRPLLGDKQYIRKFYTDTAFLLSNAHVTAMLQCLEAVEQNNPRLLAQIDASMFARKHESPLLVTKSQSLTALPGSTYTPPTSYAQHSYFGSFSSLHQSVPNHGSERRSTSLSLSGPPRKPQESREHVSPAQDQAFQASLLPVSALARDSSSTPNEMSSSTLTSPLEASWVSSQNDSPSDASEGPEYLAIGNLDPRGRTASCQSHSSNAESSSSNLFSSSSSQKPDSAASSLGEQEGDGQSQLSSILRRSSFSEGQTLPATSGTKKSHTRSHSDTNIASRGASGGPRNITIIVEDPIAESCNDKSKLRGPLPYSGQSSEVSTPSSLYMEYEGGQYLCSGEGMFRRPSEGQSLISYLSEQDFGSCADLEKENAHFSISESLIAAIELMKCNMMSQCLEEEEEEEEDSDREIQELKQKIRLRRQQIRTKNLLPVYQETEHGSFRVTSSSSQFSSRDSTQFSDSGSADEVDEFEIQDADIRRSTASHSKSFTSSQPFSHCFLHSTSAEAVAMGLLKQFEGMQLPAASELEWLVPEHDAPQKLLPIPDSLPISPDDGQHADIYKLRIRVRGNLEWAPPRPQIIFNVHPAPTRKIAVAKQNYRCAGCGIRTDPDYIKRLRYCEYLGKYFCQCCHENAQVVIPSRVLRKWDFSKYYVSNFSKDLLIKIWNDPLFNVQDINSALYRKVKLLNQVRLLRIQLYHMKNMFKTCRLAKELLDSFDTVPGHLTEDLHLYSLNDLTATRKGELGPRLAELTRAGAAHVERCMLCQAKGFICEFCQNEEDIIFPFELHKCRTCEECKACYHKACFKSGSCPRCERLQARRELLAKQSLESYMSDYEEEPTEALALEATVLEAT from the exons ATGCAGAGCATCCTCTATCATGGGCTCATCCATGACCAG GTGTGTTGCCGCCAGACTGATTACTGGCAGTTTGTGAAGGACATCCGCTGGCTCAGTCCCCACTCAGCCCTTCATGTGGAGAAG TTCATCAGCTTACACGAGAATAGCCAGAGCAGCACTGATGGTGTGAGTGAGCATGCTGTTGCTGAATTGTGGCTGCAGCACAGCTTGCAGTGCCACTGTCTCTCCGCCCAGCTCCGACCACTGCTCGGGGACAAGCAGTATATCAGAAAATTCTACACAG ATACTGCTTTCCTGCTAAGCAACGCCCACGTCACGGCCATGCTCCAGTGCCTGGAAGCAGTTGAACAGAACAACCCCCGCCTCCTGGCTCAGATTGATGCATCTATG TTTGCCAGAAAGCATGAGAGCCCGCTGCTGGTAACAAAGAGCCAGAGCCTGACAGCCCTGCCCGGTTCCACATACACCCCTCCGACCAGCTATGCTCAGCATTCCTACTTTGGGTCCTTCTCTAGCCTCCACCAGTCCGTACCCAACCACGGCTCAG AAAGAAGATCTACTTCCTTGTCACTCTCTGGCCCTCCCCGAAAACCTCAAGAAAGCAGAGAGCACGTCTCACCGGCACAGGATCAAGCCTTCCAAGCCTCCCTGCTTCCAGTCTCTGCATTAGCCAGGGATTCCTCCTCAACCCCAAATGAGATGAGCTCTAGCACTCTGACCAGCCCCCTAGAAGCATCCTGGGTCAGCAGCCAGAATGATTCCCCAAGTGATGCCAGCGAGGGGCCCGAGTACTTGGCCATTGGCAACCTGGACCCCCGAGGCCGGACTGCCAGCTGTCAGAGTCACAGCAGCAATGCTGAGAGCAGCAGCTCCAACTTGTTCTCCTCCAGCAGCTCGCAGAAGCCAGATTCTGCTGCTTCTTCCCTAGGCGAGCAGGAAGGAGACGGGCAGAGCCAGCTGTCCAGCATCCTTCGCAGGTCCAGCTTCTCGGAAGGGCAGACACTCCCTGCCACCAGTGGAACAAAAAAGAGCCACACTCGCTCCCATTCAGATACCAACATTGCCTCCAGAGGAGCCTCAG GAGGCCCCAGGAATATCACCATTATAGTTGAAGATCCCATTGCAG AATCCTGCAATGATAAGTCGAAGTTGAGAGGCCCCTTGCCTTACTCTGGCCAAAGCAGTGAAGTCAGCACACCCAGCTCTCTGTACATGGAGTATG AGGGTGGTCAGTACCTGTGCTCAGGGGAGGGCATGTTCCGAAGACCATCAGAAGGACAGTCCCTCATCAGTTACCTGTCGGAGCAAGACTTTGGAAGCTGTGCAGACCTGGAAAAG GAGAATGCCCACTTCAGCATCTCAGAGTCCTTGATTGCTGCCATTGAGCTAATGAAGTGCAATATGATGAGCCAGTGCctagaagaggaggaagaagaggaggaagacagcGATAGAGAGATCCAGGAACTGAAGCAGAAGATCCGCCTTCGTCGCCAGCAGATCCGCACCAAGAACCTTCTCCCCGTGTACCAGGAGACAGAGCATGGAA GCTTTCGGGTCACTTCTAGCAGCTCCCAGTTCAGCTCACGTGATTCAACACAGTTCTCTGACTCCGGCTCTGCTGATGAGGTTGATGAATTTGAAATTCAAG ATGCTGACATCAGAAGGAGCACAGCCTCACACAGCAAATCCTTCACTTCCTCCCAACCCTt CTCCCACTGCTTCCTTCACTCCACATCTGCAGAGGCAGTGGCCATGGGACTCCTGAAGCAGTTCGAAGGCATGCAACTCCCAGCTGCCTCAGAGCTAGAATGGCTAGTTCCAGAGCATGATGCCCCTCAGAAG CTCCTGCCCATCCCGGACTCACTGCCCATCTCACCAGACGACGGGCAGCACGCTGACATCTACAAGCTGCGGATTCGTGTTCGTGGCAACCTGGAGTGGGCCCCACCCCGACCTCAGATCATTTTCAATGTTCATCCAGCCCCGAC GAGGAAGATTGCTGTGGCCAAGCAGAATTACCGCTGTGCCGGGTGCGGCATTCGGACTGACCCTG ATTACATCAAGCGGCTGCGGTACTGTGAGTACTTGGGCAAGTACTTCTGCCAGTGCTGCCATGAAAATGCCCAGGTGGTCATCCCCAGCCGCGTTCTGCGCAAGTGGGACTTCAGCAAGTACTATGTCAGCAATTTCTCCAAGGACCTGCTCATCAAGATCTGGAATGACCCTCTCTTCAACGTGCAGGACATCAACAGTGCCCTCTATCGGAAGGTCAAGCTGCTCAACCAAGTCCGG CTGCTGCGGATCCAGCTGTATCACATGAAGAACATGTTCAAGACATGCCGACTGGCCAAAGA GCTTCTGGATTCCTTTGACACAGTTCCCGGCCACCTGACCGAGGATCTCCACCTGTACTCACTGAATGACCTGACTGCAACCAGGAAGGGGGAGTTGGGACCCCGGCTCGCTGAGCTCaccagggcaggggctgcccaCGTAGAGCGATGCATG CTCTGCCAAGCCAAGGGCTTCATCTGTGAGTTCTGTCAGAATGAGGAGGACATCATCTTTCCTTTTGAGCTCCATAAGTGCCGGACCTGTGAAG AATGTAAAGCGTGTTACCATAAAGCTTGCTTCAAGTCTGGAAGCTGTCCCCGGTGCGAGCGGCTGCAGGCCCGGCGGGAATTGCTGGCCAAACAGAGCCTGGAGTCTTACATGTCAGACTATGAGGAGGAACCCACTGAAGCCTTGGCCCTCGAGGCCACTGTTCTGGAGGCCACCTGA